The following DNA comes from Anaerostipes rhamnosivorans.
GTAATCCAGTAGAACGTTTGATCAATGGTATTGTCAAAGAAAATCCTACTTTCGTCTTAATGCTCGGAATGTGTCCTACCCTTGCGGTTACAACATCCGCGATCAACGGGGCAGGCATGGGGCTTTCTACTACAGCCGTGTTAATGTTTTCTAACTTGATCATCGGTCTTATGAGAAATGTGATTCCCGACAGAGTCCGTATTCCGGGTTATATTGTTATCATCGCGTCATTGGTTACGGTTGTTCAGTTCCTTTTACAGGGCTATGTGCCGTCTCTAAATGCAAGCCTTGGAATCTATATCCCTCTGATCGTTGTAAACTGTATCATCCTGGGACGCGCAGAGTCCTTTGCATCCAAAAACGGAGCAATCCTCTCTTTCTTCGACGGTGTCGGAATGGGACTTGGATTTACCATTGCCCTGACGGTGATCGGAGCTTTCCGTGAACTTCTCGGTGCAGGGACGATCTTCGGTGCAAAGATCATGCCGAGCGCTTACGAGCCAATCACGATCTTCATCCTGGCTCCCGGTGCATTCTTTGTCCTGGCCTGCCTTGTAGCGGCCCAGAATAAAGCAAGAAGCAAAAAACCGAAAAAAGCAGGAGAGCCTGAGTCTTCCGGCTGCGGCGATTGTTCCAGCTGCGGAAACGGTGCCTGTGGAAGCCGGTTTTTCGATAACAGTGTGGATGACAAATAGGGAGGGTGAACAATGTCAAATTTATTATTAGTCGCAATCGGTGCGGCATTAGTTAATAACGTAGTTTTGAGCCAGTTCTTAGGCCTTTGTCCTTTCCTTGGTGTATCCAAGAAGGTAGAGACTGCCGGCGGAATGGGTGCTGCGGTTATTTTCGTTATCACCATCGCCTCAGCAGTTACATATTTCGTGTATGCCGGGATCCTTGTGCCGCTTCATCTGGAATATCTGCAGACCATCGCATTTATCCTTGTCATCGCGGCATTGGTACAGTTTGTGGAAATGTTCTTAAAGAAGTCTATGCCGGCTCTGTATGAGTCCCTGGGTGTATATCTTCCGCTGATTACGACCAACTGTGCTGTACTTGGTGTAGCTTTAAATAACGTTCAGTATGAATATAATTTTATCACCAGTGTTGTCAATGGATTCGGAGTGGCTGTGGGATTCACCATCGCCATTGTAATTCTGGCTGGAATCCGTGAAAAATTAGAATACAATAACATCCCGGAATCTTTCAAAGGAATGCCCATCACTCTTGTCACGGCAGGTTTGATGGCGATTGCTTTCTTTGGATTCTCAGGAATCATATAGGGAGGTAGCAAAAATGGATATTACAGCAATTATCCTTGCGGCCGTTGTGGTCGGAGGAATTGGTTTGGTCATTGCTATTCTTTTAGGAATCGCTTCTGAGAAGTTCAAGGTTCCGGTAAATGAAAAAGAAGTAGCAGTCCGCGCGGAACTTCCTGGAAATAACTGTGGAGGATGCGGATATGCCGGATGTGACGGACTTGCAAAAGCCATTGCAAACGGTGAGGCGGCAGTAGGTGCCTGTCCTGTAGGCGGGCCTTCGGCTGCAGAAAAGATTGGTGCTATCATGGGTGTGGAAGCAGGTGACTTTGTGAAGCAAGTGGCATTTGTAAAATGTGCGGGGACCTGTGAGAAGGCGTCAAACAAATATGAATACACAGGCCAGATGAGTTGTGTAGAAGCGATGAACGTACCCGGAGAAGGACCGAAGGGCTGCTCTTTTGGATGTATGGGATTCGGAAGCTGCGCCCAGGTCTGTCCTGAGGATGCCATTTCCATTGTCAACGGCATTGCGTATGTTGACAAAGAAGCATGCATCGGCTGTGGAAAATGTACCGATATCTGTCCAAAGGGCTTGATTGAACTGGTTCCTTACGACAAAAAGCATTTAGTACAGTGTAATTCAAAAGACAAAGGAAAAGATGTCATGTCCGTGTGCAAAGCCGGATGTATCGGCTGCGGTCTCTGTGCAAAGGAATGCAAGCTGGGAGCAATCACCGTAGAAAATAACATTGCCCATGTAGATTATGAGAAATGTGTCAACTGCGGTCTTTGTGCAAAGAAGTGTCCGAAGAAGATCATCACTGCATAATAATAGAATCAGAAAAGGCTGTATCTGTGATTCAGATATGGCCTTTTTTTGCACCTTTTTTTATCACGGGCATACACTATTATAACTATTTTTCTGGGGTGGCTTATCATGAAATTTTTAGAGTTGAGGGAGAAGGATGTCATTAACTGCCGGACCGGAGATAAACTGGGATGTGTGATAGATCTGGAATTTGATCCCGGATCAGGACAGATCTTATGTCTGATCGTTCCGAAGGCTACAAAGGTGCTTTGCTTTGCAAAAGGGGAATTTTATTATATTCCGTATAAAAGAATCGTGAAAATAGGCTGTGATACCGTATTGGTGGATATAATTGAAAAAGAATGTTTGAAGTGATTTAGAAAAAATGATATACTTCCCTTAATGAATGGAAATTTTTGAGGCAGACATGTTCTGCCTCTCACAAAAGAACAAAGTAAACATCCCGGGAGGTAGAAAAGATGAGGTGCCCTTATTGTGGAAGCGAGAATTCCAGAGTTATTGATTCCAGACATTCGGAAGACAATAATTCCATACGCAGAAGAAGACAGTGTGATGACTGCAGCAAGCGTTTTACGACTTATGAAAAGATAGAGACAGAACCGCTGTCAGTGATCAAAAAGGACAAAACCAGGCAGATGTATGACCGCTCCAAGATCAA
Coding sequences within:
- the rsxE gene encoding electron transport complex subunit RsxE; protein product: MKSNPVERLINGIVKENPTFVLMLGMCPTLAVTTSAINGAGMGLSTTAVLMFSNLIIGLMRNVIPDRVRIPGYIVIIASLVTVVQFLLQGYVPSLNASLGIYIPLIVVNCIILGRAESFASKNGAILSFFDGVGMGLGFTIALTVIGAFRELLGAGTIFGAKIMPSAYEPITIFILAPGAFFVLACLVAAQNKARSKKPKKAGEPESSGCGDCSSCGNGACGSRFFDNSVDDK
- the rsxA gene encoding electron transport complex subunit RsxA yields the protein MSNLLLVAIGAALVNNVVLSQFLGLCPFLGVSKKVETAGGMGAAVIFVITIASAVTYFVYAGILVPLHLEYLQTIAFILVIAALVQFVEMFLKKSMPALYESLGVYLPLITTNCAVLGVALNNVQYEYNFITSVVNGFGVAVGFTIAIVILAGIREKLEYNNIPESFKGMPITLVTAGLMAIAFFGFSGII
- a CDS encoding RnfABCDGE type electron transport complex subunit B — protein: MDITAIILAAVVVGGIGLVIAILLGIASEKFKVPVNEKEVAVRAELPGNNCGGCGYAGCDGLAKAIANGEAAVGACPVGGPSAAEKIGAIMGVEAGDFVKQVAFVKCAGTCEKASNKYEYTGQMSCVEAMNVPGEGPKGCSFGCMGFGSCAQVCPEDAISIVNGIAYVDKEACIGCGKCTDICPKGLIELVPYDKKHLVQCNSKDKGKDVMSVCKAGCIGCGLCAKECKLGAITVENNIAHVDYEKCVNCGLCAKKCPKKIITA
- a CDS encoding YlmC/YmxH family sporulation protein — its product is MKFLELREKDVINCRTGDKLGCVIDLEFDPGSGQILCLIVPKATKVLCFAKGEFYYIPYKRIVKIGCDTVLVDIIEKECLK